The following proteins are co-located in the Terriglobales bacterium genome:
- a CDS encoding chemotaxis response regulator protein-glutamate methylesterase produces MQTRVLIVDGSVVVRKLLCDALGGSPELQVAGTASSGSIALAKIPQLNPDVITLDIEMPGLNGMETLKEIRKNYPKLPVIMFSTLTERGAAITLEALSMGASDYVTKPSDSESLANAMEQIRCELCRKILALAKREAHAVAGPRSTSPGRRPTATSRIEILAIGSSTGGPNALAEVIPRLPENLPVPAVVVQHMPPLFTRLLAERLNARSRIPVREAEAGRQLEAGQVWIAPGDFHMTVVRKGLKSVLELNQDPPENSCRPAVDVLFRSVARSYGPGVLAVVMTGMGSDGARGATHIREAGGQVLVQDEASSVVWGMPGAVVSLQCVDKICPLAELGQEIVRRVSAGRAKGLLAHPIVRT; encoded by the coding sequence ATGCAGACTCGAGTTCTGATCGTGGATGGTTCCGTAGTGGTCCGCAAGCTCTTGTGCGATGCCCTGGGAGGCAGTCCCGAACTCCAGGTGGCAGGAACCGCCTCCAGCGGCAGCATTGCTCTGGCCAAGATCCCTCAATTGAACCCCGACGTGATTACGCTAGACATCGAAATGCCGGGCCTGAACGGCATGGAGACTCTCAAGGAGATCCGCAAAAATTACCCCAAGCTGCCGGTCATCATGTTCAGCACATTAACGGAAAGAGGGGCTGCCATCACTCTCGAAGCCCTGTCGATGGGCGCTTCCGATTACGTTACTAAACCGAGCGACAGCGAAAGCCTGGCCAACGCAATGGAGCAGATCCGCTGCGAACTGTGCCGGAAGATTCTCGCCCTGGCCAAGCGCGAAGCCCATGCCGTCGCGGGACCTCGATCCACTTCCCCTGGCAGACGGCCAACTGCCACCAGCCGGATCGAGATTCTCGCCATTGGGAGTTCGACTGGCGGCCCCAACGCACTCGCCGAGGTGATTCCCCGGCTGCCTGAGAATCTGCCGGTGCCGGCGGTGGTGGTGCAGCACATGCCCCCGCTGTTTACCCGCCTGCTGGCAGAACGATTGAATGCACGATCGCGGATTCCGGTGCGGGAGGCGGAAGCGGGACGGCAGCTGGAAGCTGGGCAGGTCTGGATCGCGCCGGGTGATTTCCATATGACCGTGGTCCGCAAGGGGCTGAAGAGTGTTTTGGAACTAAACCAGGACCCACCGGAAAACTCCTGCCGCCCCGCCGTCGATGTCCTGTTTCGCTCTGTGGCCCGCAGCTATGGCCCAGGTGTGCTTGCCGTAGTCATGACCGGCATGGGCTCCGATGGCGCCCGTGGAGCCACCCATATCCGCGAAGCCGGCGGGCAAGTCTTGGTGCAGGATGAAGCTTCCTCGGTCGTCTGGGGCATGCCCGGAGCGGTGGTGAGTTTGCAATGCGTGGACAAGATCTGTCCCTTAGCGGAGCTCGGTCAAGAGATCGTGCGGCGCGTCTCTGCAGGCAGGGCAAAAGGCTTGCTGGCGCACCCGATCGTGCGAACGTAA
- a CDS encoding acetate uptake transporter, with product MPKVANPAPLGLAAFGVTTVVLSCINAGVLPKEAIPAVVPLAFAVGGLAQLITGALEFKNGNTFGTVAFTAYGTFWCWYSLLIWTVGAGWLKPPAAVGVGATLLMWGVFSGYMWICTFKANKGVFLTFLLLWITFFLLAAADFGWTRGKTLGGVMGLATGLAALYVSFAEMVNGTFSKEVLPLGKPIIS from the coding sequence ATGCCGAAAGTTGCGAATCCCGCGCCACTGGGGCTCGCCGCTTTTGGAGTAACCACCGTAGTTTTATCGTGCATCAACGCAGGAGTCCTGCCAAAGGAGGCAATCCCGGCGGTAGTTCCTTTGGCGTTTGCCGTTGGCGGTTTAGCCCAGTTAATCACCGGAGCACTGGAATTCAAGAATGGGAACACGTTTGGAACGGTTGCATTCACCGCTTATGGGACCTTCTGGTGCTGGTACTCCCTGCTGATCTGGACCGTCGGGGCAGGCTGGCTCAAGCCACCCGCCGCCGTGGGAGTGGGTGCCACGTTGTTGATGTGGGGAGTGTTTTCCGGCTACATGTGGATTTGTACATTTAAGGCCAACAAAGGCGTCTTCCTTACATTCCTACTGCTGTGGATTACGTTCTTCCTGCTCGCGGCCGCCGACTTTGGATGGACGAGGGGAAAAACACTTGGCGGGGTGATGGGTCTGGCGACGGGTCTGGCTGCACTCTATGTTTCATTTGCCGAAATGGTGAACGGCACCTTCAGCAAAGAAGTATTGCCTTTGGGCAAGCCCATCATTAGCTAA
- a CDS encoding PAS domain-containing methyl-accepting chemotaxis protein produces MAATSVARKLHKDDNGNDSARKLECFVNSRPYVEFDADGHFLISNQLFLDLAGYTMDEIKGKPYTTILDATAELQQLWRNLQQGVGQHGCYKARRKDGGRIWLDAAYYPMLDSQRRLSKVMQFCWDATAQRLHENDVDGQLAAISKSQAVIEFQMDGTVITANQNFLQVLSYTLEEIKGKHHSMFVEEAYRHSPEYKEFWAKLNRGEFVADEFKRLGKGGKEVWIQASYNPILDEAGRPFRVVKYATDVTRQKLQNADYQGQIAAINKAQAVIEFHMDGTVITANENFLKALGYTLEEIKGKHHSMFVEEEYRRSADYKEFWAKLNRGEYQAAEYKRIGKGGKEVWIQASYNPIFDLNNRPFKVVKYATDVTQRVKTAKEVEQISQGLASASEELTATSQQMSANAEETSAQANVVSASAEQVNKNLQTVATGSEEMSASIKEIAKNAHESAKVATSAVRVAEETNQIVTKLGDSSTEIGQVIKVITSIAQQTNLLALNATIEAARAGEAGKGFAVVANEVKELAKQTAKATEDISRKIEAIQADTKNAVVAISQISEVIKQVNDISNTIASAVEEQNATTNEMARNVGEAAKGSGEITKNIGGVAEAAKSTSQGANDSLKAAQALAKMSNDLGALVRQLNCQ; encoded by the coding sequence ATGGCAGCGACCTCGGTAGCAAGAAAATTGCACAAAGACGACAACGGAAACGACAGCGCAAGGAAGCTGGAGTGCTTCGTCAATTCCCGGCCTTACGTTGAGTTCGACGCTGACGGCCACTTCCTTATCAGTAATCAGCTCTTTCTTGACCTTGCCGGCTACACCATGGACGAGATCAAGGGCAAACCATACACCACAATTCTCGACGCGACGGCCGAATTGCAGCAGTTGTGGCGCAACCTGCAGCAGGGAGTTGGTCAGCACGGTTGTTACAAAGCGCGGCGCAAAGACGGCGGAAGGATCTGGCTCGACGCGGCCTATTACCCCATGTTGGATTCGCAGCGGCGGCTGTCGAAAGTGATGCAATTTTGCTGGGACGCCACGGCGCAAAGACTGCACGAAAATGACGTAGACGGGCAACTCGCGGCCATCTCCAAATCGCAAGCGGTGATTGAGTTCCAGATGGATGGCACCGTCATTACTGCCAACCAGAACTTCCTTCAGGTTCTGAGTTACACGCTCGAGGAGATCAAGGGCAAGCATCACAGCATGTTCGTGGAAGAAGCCTACCGTCATAGTCCCGAGTACAAAGAGTTCTGGGCCAAGTTGAATCGCGGCGAGTTCGTTGCTGACGAGTTCAAACGGCTGGGCAAAGGCGGCAAAGAGGTCTGGATCCAGGCGTCGTACAACCCCATCCTGGACGAGGCGGGTCGGCCTTTCAGAGTCGTGAAATATGCCACAGATGTCACCAGGCAGAAGCTGCAGAATGCTGACTACCAGGGGCAGATCGCGGCCATCAACAAGGCACAGGCGGTGATCGAGTTCCACATGGACGGCACGGTCATCACCGCCAATGAAAACTTCCTCAAGGCGCTCGGTTATACGCTCGAGGAGATCAAGGGCAAGCATCACAGCATGTTTGTGGAGGAGGAGTATCGACGCAGTGCCGACTATAAGGAATTCTGGGCGAAGCTGAATCGTGGGGAGTATCAGGCTGCGGAGTACAAGCGCATTGGCAAGGGCGGCAAAGAGGTTTGGATTCAGGCGTCGTACAACCCAATCTTCGATCTGAACAACCGTCCTTTTAAGGTCGTGAAATATGCCACTGACGTCACGCAACGGGTGAAAACGGCGAAGGAAGTCGAGCAGATTTCGCAGGGCCTGGCCAGTGCTTCCGAAGAACTCACCGCCACCAGCCAGCAGATGAGCGCGAACGCGGAAGAGACTTCGGCGCAAGCCAATGTGGTCTCGGCCAGCGCCGAGCAAGTGAACAAGAACCTGCAGACGGTCGCAACCGGCAGCGAAGAGATGAGTGCTAGCATCAAGGAAATCGCCAAGAATGCCCACGAGTCTGCCAAGGTTGCTACCAGCGCCGTGCGCGTAGCGGAGGAGACCAATCAGATCGTCACCAAGCTGGGCGATTCCTCCACGGAAATCGGGCAGGTGATCAAGGTCATCACTTCCATCGCACAACAGACGAACCTGCTGGCGCTGAATGCCACCATCGAGGCGGCTCGTGCGGGGGAGGCGGGGAAAGGCTTCGCGGTAGTGGCCAACGAAGTGAAAGAGCTGGCCAAGCAGACGGCCAAGGCCACCGAAGATATCAGCCGCAAGATCGAAGCCATTCAGGCCGATACCAAGAACGCGGTGGTGGCGATCAGCCAGATCAGCGAGGTGATCAAGCAGGTCAACGACATCTCCAACACCATCGCCAGCGCGGTGGAAGAACAGAATGCCACCACCAACGAGATGGCGCGCAATGTCGGGGAAGCCGCAAAGGGGTCAGGCGAGATCACCAAGAATATCGGGGGGGTCGCGGAAGCCGCCAAGAGCACCAGCCAGGGAGCCAACGACTCGCTGAAAGCGGCTCAGGCTCTGGCCAAGATGTCCAATGATTTGGGCGCCCTGGTCCGACAATTGAATTGTCAATAG
- a CDS encoding chemotaxis protein CheW — MANNQQFCTFFLQDQFFGVPVQQVQEVIRYQEMTRVPLVPAVIRGLINLRGQIVMAIDLRRRFGIVDRPESSLPMNVVVRTEDGAVSFLVDEIGDVLEVDEQTFERPPETLQGPAQDLVRGVYKLQDRLMLVLDTERAVGDREGVVRQIRSRNSGATN; from the coding sequence ATGGCGAACAACCAGCAATTCTGCACATTTTTCCTGCAAGACCAGTTCTTTGGCGTGCCCGTGCAACAGGTGCAGGAGGTGATCCGGTATCAGGAGATGACGCGCGTGCCGCTGGTCCCGGCGGTGATACGGGGGTTGATCAATCTGCGCGGGCAGATCGTTATGGCTATTGATCTGCGCCGGCGCTTCGGAATAGTGGACCGTCCGGAATCGTCGCTGCCCATGAACGTCGTGGTGCGCACGGAAGACGGTGCCGTCAGTTTCCTTGTCGATGAAATCGGAGACGTGCTGGAAGTCGACGAGCAGACCTTCGAGCGTCCTCCGGAAACATTGCAGGGACCGGCTCAGGACCTGGTACGGGGCGTGTACAAGCTTCAGGACCGGCTCATGTTGGTCCTGGACACGGAACGGGCGGTGGGGGATCGCGAGGGGGTGGTCCGGCAAATTCGCAGCAGAAATTCGGGCGCGACTAATTAA
- a CDS encoding chemotaxis protein CheA: MENAEIINEFLVESYENLDRLDQDLIVLEKNPGSRETLASIFRTIHTIKGTSGFLAFHQLEALTHIGESLLARLRDGLLALNPEITSALLAMVDAVRQMLETIETTGNEGERDDRELIAALNQVLEPKPESGPAPEPAPAKTEEQPGNSSPTVPTLGDILINHGKAEPSDVIEALTQQNAGDPRHVGEILVAKGVLKPQDVVDALKVQQQARGQSASDSTIRVDVAQLDRLMNRMGELVLLRNQIVQFTNSSQDNELLGTSQRLNLLTTELQESVMKTRMQPIGNVWSRFPRTIRDIAVAYGKLVRIEMEGKETELDKTIIEAIKDPLTHLVRNAVDHGIEPPEVRRAAGKDPEGRLFLRAFHEGGQVNIEITDDGAGLDYEKIRNKAIQKALINPDQATRMTEREITNLIFLPGLSTAEKVSSVSGRGVGMDVVKTNIEKIGGTVDVQSRPGQGSTVRMKIPLTLAIIPALIVTTAGDRYAIPQVSLLELVRLEGEQARNGLELVNGAPVYRLRGKLLPLVYLRKELKAEMEVDPIAAASASGKADAQSVSIVVLRADDRQFGLVVDEINDTEEIVVKPLSKQLKSINTYAGATIMGDGKVALILDVLGLAQHASVIGEVRDRAVVESEEKQSHALAGACQRAAVLLFQHGESGRIGIDLSLVARLEEFPRDAVEIAADQEVVQYRGHIMPLVHVSEILQSSRQKKITNQGESLQVVVYTHNGRSVGLVVDRILDIVEESFVLQPQSGRKGILGSAVIQKRVTDILDLPGLIAAAASSHSYAAALA; encoded by the coding sequence ATGGAAAATGCCGAGATTATTAATGAGTTCTTAGTCGAGAGTTACGAGAATCTGGACCGGCTGGATCAGGATCTGATCGTTCTCGAAAAAAATCCTGGCAGCCGCGAGACTCTGGCCAGCATTTTTCGAACGATTCACACCATTAAGGGCACCTCCGGCTTCTTGGCCTTCCATCAACTCGAAGCTCTGACCCACATCGGTGAGAGTCTGCTGGCTCGATTGCGCGATGGCTTGCTCGCCTTGAATCCGGAGATTACAAGCGCGCTGCTGGCCATGGTAGATGCGGTTCGCCAGATGCTGGAAACCATCGAGACCACTGGAAACGAGGGCGAGCGGGACGACCGTGAACTGATCGCAGCCCTAAACCAAGTGCTCGAGCCCAAGCCGGAATCAGGTCCAGCTCCAGAGCCCGCGCCTGCAAAAACAGAAGAGCAGCCGGGGAATTCATCCCCGACGGTGCCGACCCTGGGGGACATTCTCATCAACCACGGCAAGGCCGAGCCCAGCGACGTTATCGAAGCCTTGACGCAGCAGAACGCGGGCGACCCGCGGCACGTAGGCGAGATTCTGGTAGCGAAGGGCGTGTTGAAGCCGCAGGACGTGGTGGACGCGCTCAAGGTGCAGCAACAGGCCCGCGGCCAAAGCGCTAGCGACAGCACCATCCGCGTGGACGTGGCCCAACTCGACCGCTTAATGAATCGGATGGGGGAATTGGTGTTGCTGCGCAACCAGATCGTGCAGTTTACCAACTCCAGCCAGGACAATGAGCTGCTGGGCACCAGCCAACGGTTGAATCTGCTTACCACCGAACTGCAGGAAAGCGTGATGAAGACCCGCATGCAGCCCATCGGCAACGTCTGGAGCAGGTTCCCGCGTACGATCCGGGATATTGCTGTGGCCTACGGCAAATTGGTCCGCATCGAGATGGAAGGCAAGGAGACGGAGCTGGACAAAACCATCATCGAGGCGATCAAGGATCCTCTCACGCATCTGGTGCGCAACGCGGTCGATCACGGTATTGAGCCCCCGGAAGTACGCCGGGCGGCGGGCAAGGATCCCGAAGGACGGCTGTTCTTGCGAGCCTTTCACGAGGGCGGGCAGGTCAATATCGAAATTACCGATGACGGCGCCGGCCTGGATTACGAGAAGATCCGCAATAAAGCGATCCAGAAGGCTTTGATCAACCCCGATCAGGCTACCCGGATGACGGAGCGCGAGATTACCAATCTGATTTTTCTTCCGGGTTTGTCGACGGCGGAAAAAGTCAGCAGTGTATCTGGTCGCGGCGTCGGCATGGACGTGGTGAAAACCAACATTGAAAAGATCGGTGGAACGGTAGACGTGCAATCCCGGCCCGGGCAGGGATCGACGGTGCGGATGAAGATCCCGCTCACGCTGGCCATTATTCCCGCTCTCATCGTAACCACCGCTGGCGACCGCTACGCCATTCCACAAGTCAGCCTGCTCGAGTTGGTGCGCCTCGAAGGGGAGCAGGCGCGCAACGGCCTGGAACTGGTCAATGGCGCTCCCGTATATCGTCTGCGGGGAAAACTGCTGCCCCTGGTCTACCTCAGGAAAGAACTGAAGGCGGAAATGGAAGTGGATCCGATAGCGGCGGCATCGGCTTCGGGGAAAGCGGACGCGCAGAGCGTCAGCATCGTGGTCTTGCGCGCCGATGACCGGCAATTCGGGCTGGTGGTTGACGAAATCAACGACACCGAAGAGATCGTGGTCAAGCCGCTCAGCAAACAGCTGAAAAGCATTAACACCTACGCCGGTGCCACCATCATGGGGGACGGCAAGGTTGCGCTCATCCTCGACGTGCTCGGCCTGGCGCAGCACGCCAGCGTGATTGGCGAGGTTCGCGACCGGGCCGTGGTGGAGTCGGAAGAAAAGCAGTCGCATGCTCTCGCCGGCGCCTGTCAGCGCGCTGCGGTGCTTCTGTTCCAGCATGGGGAGAGCGGAAGAATCGGGATTGATCTCTCGCTGGTGGCGCGGCTGGAAGAATTTCCGCGCGACGCCGTCGAAATCGCCGCCGACCAGGAAGTCGTGCAATACCGCGGCCACATCATGCCCCTGGTTCACGTTTCCGAAATTCTTCAGAGCAGCCGCCAGAAGAAGATCACCAACCAAGGCGAATCCCTGCAGGTAGTCGTCTATACCCACAACGGGCGCAGCGTAGGGCTGGTGGTGGACCGTATTCTCGACATCGTCGAAGAGTCCTTTGTGCTTCAGCCTCAGTCGGGGCGCAAGGGAATTTTGGGTTCGGCGGTCATTCAGAAGCGAGTGACCGACATTTTGGATCTGCCCGGCTTGATAGCCGCAGCGGCCAGCAGCCACTCTTATGCTGCGGCGCTGGCGTAA
- a CDS encoding efflux RND transporter periplasmic adaptor subunit: MAKRMVLMLTVAAALLTGLGYFKMRQVQAAVKANTFQPPPEAITTIVAKQDTWPTTLKVVGTMVAVHGVTVSADLPGVVDRINFESGKAVREGEVLVELDTRQERAQLAANEAQRDLAKINYARYEQLAKAGVISKMDYDKATADQRQTEANVAEIKATIERKTIKAPFSGVLGIRQVNLGQYLAAGAPIVPLQSLNPIYVNFSVPQEVLGQIRVGHSVRLTTENLAGLEFTGRVNAIDSVVDEATRNVQIQATLANPEGKLRPGMFSQVEVGVGAQQTVIPLPASAISYAPFGDSVFIVTDLKDPKGNTYRGVRQQFVKVAGSRGDQVGVISGLKRGDEVVTSGVFKLRNGAAVAVNNKVQPENNPNPRPEDN; this comes from the coding sequence ATGGCCAAAAGGATGGTCCTGATGTTAACCGTGGCGGCGGCGCTGCTCACGGGGCTTGGTTATTTCAAGATGCGGCAGGTTCAGGCGGCAGTGAAGGCCAATACCTTCCAGCCTCCGCCGGAAGCTATTACGACCATAGTGGCGAAACAGGATACTTGGCCCACTACTCTCAAGGTGGTCGGGACGATGGTGGCGGTGCATGGGGTAACTGTGAGTGCGGATCTGCCTGGGGTTGTAGATCGGATCAACTTCGAGTCTGGTAAGGCGGTCCGCGAGGGAGAGGTGCTGGTAGAACTTGACACCCGCCAGGAACGCGCCCAACTGGCCGCGAATGAGGCGCAGCGGGATTTGGCGAAAATCAACTATGCCCGCTACGAGCAACTGGCGAAAGCAGGCGTGATCTCGAAGATGGATTACGACAAGGCTACCGCCGATCAGAGGCAAACCGAGGCGAACGTTGCCGAGATCAAGGCCACCATCGAGCGCAAGACCATCAAGGCTCCCTTCTCCGGGGTGCTGGGCATCCGTCAGGTAAATCTGGGACAGTATCTGGCTGCGGGCGCCCCCATCGTGCCGCTTCAATCCTTAAATCCGATTTATGTGAACTTCAGTGTCCCGCAGGAGGTACTTGGTCAGATTCGAGTAGGACATTCCGTGCGGCTCACCACCGAGAATCTTGCCGGCCTGGAGTTCACGGGACGCGTAAACGCCATCGATTCGGTGGTCGATGAGGCTACGCGTAACGTTCAGATTCAAGCGACCCTGGCCAATCCGGAAGGAAAGCTGCGTCCCGGCATGTTTTCTCAGGTCGAGGTGGGAGTGGGAGCGCAGCAAACGGTGATTCCGCTGCCGGCATCGGCGATCAGTTACGCTCCGTTTGGGGATTCAGTCTTTATTGTTACGGATCTCAAGGACCCCAAGGGAAATACTTACCGCGGTGTGCGCCAGCAATTCGTGAAGGTCGCGGGCTCGCGCGGTGACCAGGTAGGTGTTATTTCCGGCCTCAAGCGAGGAGACGAGGTTGTGACCTCAGGAGTGTTCAAGTTGCGCAACGGCGCGGCGGTGGCAGTCAACAATAAGGTACAACCAGAAAACAATCCGAACCCCAGGCCTGAGGACAACTAG
- a CDS encoding efflux RND transporter permease subunit, translating to MKFTDLFIKRPVLAICVNLVILIAGLQAIRSLSVRQYPRSDIAEVQVTTVYTGANADLVRGFITTPLERVIASADGIDYMESSSAQGLSTITVHLKLNYDTNAALTQIQAKVAQVRNDLPPEAEAPVIELQTADNQFASIYLGFSSSELDQNQITDYLTRVVQPKLSAISGVQRADILGKRTFAMRVWLKPEKMAALGISPSQVWDALANNNYLSALGRTKGSMVSVNLVANTNLRTAEEFRQLVVKQDKSTIVRLGEIADVVLGAETYDEDVRFNGEAATFMGIWVLPTANSLEVIQKVREAIPGIREQLPAGMKVGIPYDSTAYIQDAIKEVLSTLSETLLIVIVVIFLFLGSFRSVLIPIVAIPISLIGAVFLMLVAGFTINLLTLLAIVLSVGLVVDDAIVMVENVERHLHQGKTPFRAAIDAARELVGPIIAMTITLAAVYAPVGIQGGLTGALFREFAFTLAGAVVVSGIVALTLSPMMGSKLLRAGDTEKGFSGWINRRFESVRRAYARTLTGTLQYRPVVLGVWVIVALLIVPFYMFSQRELAPAEDQGVVFGVVQASANSTIDQTKLFSTQIYDVYHSFPESESVFQIMDPNGGFGGMVTKPWSQRKRTAQQLLVASTGPLSKIAGVRVIPLTPPPLPGGGNFPVDFVIASSAEPQQLVQIANQLVAKAFASGMFIYADSDLKFDQPQAEVVFDRDKLRSEGVDLSQVGKDLSTMLGGNYVNRFSIQGQSYKVIPQVKRVERLTPEQLSQIYVRGADNKLVPLSTFASLKTTTEPRELKKFQQLNAVRIQGVIPPGVPLDQALSFLETEAKKMLPQGFNIDYAGESRQLRVEGSKFLGTFLLSAVLIYLVLAAQFESFRDPFIILAGSVPLAISGALLFSFLGFTTLNIYSQVGLITLVGLVSKNGILIVEFANHLQETGKEKLAAVIEAATTRLRPILMTTAATVVGHFPLVLAKGPGAGARNSIGIMLVSGMIIGTIFTLFVVPSIYMLVARRHEGLPSEEQRSEGDVPELAEAAV from the coding sequence GTGAAGTTTACGGACCTCTTTATTAAGCGGCCAGTTCTCGCAATTTGCGTGAACCTGGTGATTCTGATCGCGGGCCTTCAGGCCATCAGGTCGCTGAGCGTACGTCAGTATCCGCGCAGCGATATCGCGGAGGTGCAGGTCACCACGGTTTATACCGGAGCCAACGCTGACCTGGTGCGCGGATTCATCACGACTCCCCTGGAACGAGTGATCGCGAGCGCAGACGGCATCGATTACATGGAGTCGTCGAGCGCACAGGGCCTGAGCACGATCACCGTCCATCTCAAGCTCAACTACGATACCAACGCGGCGCTCACTCAAATTCAGGCGAAGGTGGCGCAGGTCCGAAATGATTTGCCGCCGGAGGCCGAGGCGCCGGTAATCGAGCTGCAAACCGCCGATAACCAATTTGCATCGATCTACCTGGGGTTTTCGTCCTCCGAACTGGATCAGAACCAGATCACCGATTACCTGACCCGTGTTGTTCAGCCTAAGCTGAGCGCGATCAGCGGCGTGCAGCGCGCCGATATTCTTGGCAAACGCACCTTTGCCATGCGCGTGTGGCTCAAGCCAGAGAAGATGGCAGCGCTCGGCATCTCCCCATCACAGGTGTGGGACGCGCTGGCGAACAACAACTATCTTTCTGCCCTGGGGCGGACCAAGGGCTCAATGGTTTCGGTGAACCTGGTAGCCAATACCAATTTGCGCACCGCGGAAGAATTTCGCCAGCTGGTGGTGAAGCAGGACAAAAGCACCATCGTTCGTTTAGGCGAGATTGCCGACGTGGTGCTGGGCGCAGAAACCTATGACGAGGATGTTCGCTTCAACGGGGAGGCCGCCACCTTCATGGGTATCTGGGTGCTGCCCACGGCGAACTCGCTCGAGGTCATTCAAAAGGTTCGAGAAGCGATTCCGGGGATTCGAGAGCAATTGCCGGCCGGTATGAAGGTGGGGATCCCTTACGATTCCACGGCCTATATTCAGGACGCGATCAAGGAAGTCTTGAGCACGCTGAGCGAGACCCTGTTGATCGTCATTGTGGTCATCTTCCTCTTCCTGGGCTCGTTCCGCTCCGTGCTGATCCCGATCGTCGCGATTCCCATCTCGCTGATTGGCGCTGTTTTCCTGATGCTGGTGGCGGGATTTACGATCAACCTGCTGACGTTGCTGGCGATCGTGCTTTCGGTCGGACTGGTGGTGGACGACGCCATCGTCATGGTGGAGAACGTAGAACGACATCTACACCAAGGCAAGACCCCCTTCCGCGCAGCGATTGACGCCGCCCGTGAGCTGGTGGGCCCGATCATCGCGATGACCATCACGCTCGCGGCGGTGTATGCCCCCGTCGGTATCCAGGGAGGATTGACGGGCGCGCTCTTCCGCGAATTTGCGTTTACTCTGGCGGGCGCCGTGGTGGTTTCCGGCATTGTCGCCTTGACTCTGTCGCCCATGATGGGCTCGAAGTTGCTGCGTGCCGGGGACACTGAGAAGGGTTTCTCCGGCTGGATCAATCGTCGTTTTGAGAGCGTGCGCAGGGCCTACGCGCGAACCCTCACGGGCACGCTGCAATACCGGCCGGTAGTTCTCGGTGTGTGGGTAATTGTCGCGCTGCTGATCGTTCCTTTCTACATGTTTTCGCAGCGCGAGCTGGCTCCGGCGGAAGACCAGGGAGTGGTCTTCGGTGTCGTGCAGGCATCGGCCAACTCAACCATTGATCAGACCAAGCTCTTCTCGACCCAGATCTATGACGTGTACCACTCTTTCCCCGAAAGCGAGAGCGTCTTTCAGATCATGGATCCCAACGGTGGCTTTGGTGGCATGGTGACCAAACCCTGGAGCCAGCGCAAGAGAACCGCGCAGCAACTGCTGGTGGCGTCGACGGGGCCCTTATCGAAGATTGCCGGGGTTCGCGTAATTCCGCTAACCCCACCCCCGCTGCCGGGCGGCGGGAATTTTCCCGTCGATTTCGTGATCGCTTCCTCAGCTGAGCCGCAGCAGCTCGTCCAGATCGCGAATCAGCTTGTGGCAAAGGCATTTGCCAGCGGGATGTTCATCTACGCTGACTCTGACTTGAAGTTTGACCAGCCGCAGGCCGAGGTTGTCTTTGACCGTGACAAACTGCGCTCGGAAGGCGTGGATCTGAGCCAGGTTGGCAAGGATCTTTCCACCATGCTCGGTGGAAACTACGTGAATCGGTTCAGCATCCAGGGGCAGAGCTATAAAGTGATTCCACAGGTCAAGCGCGTCGAGCGCTTGACGCCGGAACAACTTTCGCAGATCTACGTCAGAGGGGCGGATAACAAACTTGTCCCGCTGTCGACCTTTGCTTCGTTGAAGACGACCACGGAGCCGCGCGAGCTAAAGAAATTCCAGCAGCTCAATGCAGTGCGGATTCAGGGCGTAATCCCGCCAGGGGTCCCGCTCGATCAGGCACTGAGTTTTCTGGAGACCGAAGCCAAGAAGATGTTGCCGCAGGGCTTCAACATTGACTACGCGGGCGAGTCGCGTCAGCTGCGGGTGGAGGGAAGCAAGTTTCTTGGAACGTTCCTGCTATCGGCAGTCTTGATCTATCTTGTGCTGGCGGCGCAGTTCGAAAGCTTCCGCGATCCCTTCATTATTCTTGCCGGATCAGTGCCCCTGGCGATTTCTGGCGCGCTGTTGTTTTCGTTCCTGGGCTTCACGACGCTTAACATCTACAGCCAGGTGGGACTGATTACTCTGGTGGGTTTGGTGTCCAAGAATGGCATTCTGATCGTCGAATTCGCCAACCATCTGCAGGAGACAGGAAAGGAAAAGCTGGCTGCGGTGATCGAGGCGGCCACCACTCGTCTGCGCCCGATTTTGATGACCACCGCCGCTACCGTGGTCGGCCACTTCCCACTGGTGCTGGCCAAGGGTCCCGGAGCCGGCGCGCGCAACAGCATCGGCATCATGCTGGTCAGCGGCATGATCATTGGAACGATATTCACATTGTTCGTAGTGCCGTCGATTTACATGCTGGTGGCGCGACGACATGAGGGGCTGCCGTCAGAGGAACAGCGCTCCGAAGGCGATGTGCCCGAGCTGGCCGAGGCGGCGGTGTAA